The window GATTGCATTCACAGGACTCTCTCCTCCCTAGGGACTTCCTCATCCAGAGCCCTGGCCTCCCTCATGCTCACAGGAATAAAGCATATCTTGGGCCACAACATTCAAGGCAGGAACTCTTTGTTACTAATATTCACTATATGAGGGTTGGTCCCGTCTCTCTCCACCAGAGAGGTCAAGAGtacaaaggggggggggagggtgtcacGAGGCCCTGGGGATACTTAAGGATTCTAGAGTTGGCTACAGGACCCACTGATGGCCTCAAGACAGAGGCCTGCACATCCCTGGAGATTGTGCCTGGGAAGCAGCCAATAAATACCTCCCAAGTCTGGGCAAGGGGGCTTGAGGAGAGTTCTGACACAAGACCCAAGAGGAGACCCATCAACCTACATTAGGGCGGGGTAAACCCTGAGTAAGACTGTGAAACGGGTAGTTTGTCTtggtgacttatttttttttgggggggggaaggagggggttaAAAATCACATGAGAGGTAAGACTAGCTAAACTGAAAGGCATAGGCTTAAATTGTTCTCCATTTCAGAAATGACTACTTCCCATTGAAAGGaggctctcaaaaatgaaaaagtttccaAGTCCCAAAGGAATGACTCTAATAGTGGAATTATAGTCAACCCTCTAGTATGTGTGGTGCTAATAGACCTAGCTCTGTAGATACATAGCGGTCATCCTTCCACCTGTCCTCCTGCCTCCCAAACCCCGACAACGGACCCACAGGAGGGAAAAGCACAGACCTTTTAGCCACCAGATGACACGATTATACATTTCCTCAGACACATCTGAAAGTAACAGAAATTGTTGCTCTTTTTTACTGTGGGATGTATACCTCTCTCCCCACTACTTAACATTTCCCTTTTAGGCTCTACATTTCTCCATCCAAAGGTGCCCTCAGCCCTTGATCCTCTCCAAGAAGCCCCTGCAGTCTAGGACTAAATCCTGCCCCACCCTTTTCTCCACCCTCTGTGCCACTGTTAATGCCTTTCCCCTCTTGGAAGTCTAGGTCCTAGCATATCTGTGCTTCACCTTCTCCACTTTGTTGTCAGAATATTTACCTgagaaccttattttctttactaGCCCTAACCAGCCCTAGTCCCAACTCAGTTCTTTATCTCCATTCTTGGGAAGCGCTTCCTACCCTGAAAACCACTCTCTATTACCTTCCATTGAAAGGTTAAGCAGCTTTGCCTGGAAGAATCAATGCCTGATGCCTGCCCAAGCATCGTCATTGATGTCATTAGCTTGGAGCTCAAAAAAGCTGGCAAGGAAGGAATGGGGCAACAGGCTCAAGGTTTAGCTTGAACACTGGCAGGAGAGCAGCTCTGAGGCCCAGAATGAAGAAGGGGACTGACTTTCCTACCCACCCCAATGTCCCACCTCACTAAATTGGGGCTGCACCTGGGCAGTCTGCTTCTTCACATACCCAAGAAGAAAGCACTAAACCTTTGAGTGGGTTGTTTGGAGGTCTGCTTGAGGGCTTGTGGCATTTCCCTCAATGGTGCCTGGTTTGGAGACTCCTTTGGTGGTgatagtggtggtggtgttgctgatggtggtggtgatggacttgccttctctctctggaaCATCATTTCCTCACAGAAAGGACTTGAGTCCATTTCAAAAAAGGACAATAAAGGGTCTGGGGGAAGAGGGGACTTAGACTCAAAATCAGGTGTTGTTGGCCGGCTTTGGGATGTTTCAGCTTCAGGACTGAGTAAGGCCCACCATGAACAGTCAGGTCCATACCTAGGTAAGGACCGAGGGGGTAAGGGCCGAGGGGTCAGTTCCAGTTCTGCATGGACCGAGGGCTTTGGGGAGGGTTCTGGATACCTGAGTGCAGGTCCTGGGGACATGCAGACACTTTCTGAGGGTCTTTGGGTGTGATGCTTATAGCTGGGCTCTGGAGTGACAAACATAGATTTGTGGGGGTTCTCAGACACTGCTCGAGATGTCACACGGGGAGCTGAGTATAACTGTTCCGCTGAGGAGATGGTGACCCTGCGGCTGACCTCGCCATCTCCTCTAGTTGAGGACCTCAGGTTGGACTCTACTTCTGATGATATTAAGTTCTTTGGGGAGGTCTTGGTGTCAGTGTAGACAGACTGCTTAGGGATAGTCTCAGGATCTGAACGCCTAGAAACTCGGTGTCCACCACTCAAATCCTTTAGGATAGAGAGTCTGAGGGATGATTCCAAGTTCATATTCCTATGCAAAGTCTTGGGTTCTGTGTAAATTGGGCTGGGATGACTCATTTCACACTCTTGGCCAGGGATCTTTCTTTGGGCTGTCCGAGAGTCTGCATTGACTCGGCCACTGCTATGTTCTGGGCTAGAGGGTCTTCTTGGAGATCTGATCTCAGTAGCAGTCAAACCTTTTTGGATGGGTTCAGTTTGGACTGCTTCATCCTTTGGGTAAACCAAAGTCCTACGGGGAACTCTGACCCCTTGTGGGTACTGGACCTTGGAGGGTGGGTCTTCTTGCAAGATTTGTAAGTTATCCTTCTGGTCTACAAAACTCAACCGGCGAGAGGATTTGGCATCAGGGGTTAATGAGTAGCGATTACTGATGTCACGCCCTGGCTTGCTCTCACCCCCTCTTCGTGCTGATTCCTCTCTGGATGGGCTAACATTCCGTTGTGTCTGGACAGCATGGGAAGCTGATGTTTGAGTTTGCTGGATCTTTCGATGAATAGAGGGATGGCGGTATGATTCTGATTTTGATCGGGCCTCACTTCCTCGAGGGATGGGTGTTCCACTGGGCCCTGACTGGGGGGAGATAGAACGTGGATAGTCTGATGCTGAATGGAAAGAGGGGAGATGCCCAGCTTCTGATCTTCGATGGGGCAAAGGACTTAGGGGGGCTGCagcggttcgtgagctcgaggcAATAATATATCCTTGTTCCTGCTGAGGGGTTGTGTTAGTAACCTCAGACCCTTTCTGTGCTGAAACTGCTACCTTGGACCCAGTTTTATTTGTCTTGACCATCCGATAGACTGAGCTCCTCTGGGTAGATCCCATATTTTACTGGCTGGCTTGTATTGAGGATCCTAATGAAGTCTGAATGTTTTTACCCTTGGTTTTAAAAGCTGCTGCTCTTGTACTCCCACAAAAGTGGCTGTTATTCTAAGAGTGTCTCATATAGTCCCCTTAGCTACCTGCCTGGTGATGTCATAAAGGAAGGAGCTTCCTACTAAACATCCTAGCATACTGCCACAGTTCttcagagaatctcaagcagtaaCTGCAAGGAAACTGCGACTTGTCTTTGGAGTTGACACCACCAGATCTTTGGTCAAGTTCTTAGTAAAACCAGTTTTCCCTAGTACACAGGGAAGGCTCCAGACTCTCCGTTACTCTCCACAGATTCTAGGAATTCCCAGACTCATCTAGAGAAGGAATCAGTCTGAATATCCTGCTAAGGCAAGGCTACTCAACTCAATCACTCTGTGTTAGTACCAATTTTAATAAGATGCAAGTACAAAGTTGTCCCCAATTTAGTTgtatagaagtaaaaaaatagagCTCCATACTTTTCCAGGTATCAGAAGTGGTTTGGTTGACCCTGGggtaaaaatccagatttctcaAATCATAAAGTCTCACATTCTTGGCCTAGGAGTGAGTATAGGATTGTAGGAAAGATTTGGAATTAGTCATTGGTTTCAATCGTAAATGACTGTGCACCTTAGACAAGTTATTTGACTtgtctgagccttggtttcttcatctggaaaccAACATCTGGTAGGTAAGTGTCACTCAAAAAATGTGAGTGTCTTTTCTCACAATCCTCTCCTCTCAGTTCTCCTAATTAGCTGGACTTTGGTTCTTTCTTGATTTGAAAAGTGCCTTTGAATCTTGGATACCATTTTGGATGAGAGACACTgtcatctttctttccctttcacaTGCTACTCTCTACCATATCCACATTCCACTATTGACTCTGAAGGGTCTTCATGGTTACAGGACAGTCAGATTCATTGTTTCTGGATCTTTAAAATCAGCTTTGATTAAAGACAAAGTTGAAACAAAAACCAACACGTTCTTAGGTAACAGGAATCTCAATAGGCCAAGAAACCTTGAGCTACTGACACGTCTTTAGAATATAAAACATTTGGCTAACCATTATATCTTGTTTTACAGAAAAGGATAAAAGTAGAATACAAGTCAGATATCTTGAAGACACTAAGGGTAAGCCAGGTTGAAATGAAGATGGTTCCTGTTTATACTTATTTGATATCTTGTTATAAAATTGAGACTGGCTGACTTAAAAAAGCTTTCCTAGGAGATTCTCCTTTCAATGCGGTGACTTGTTGATTTATAACCTTTAACCACGATGCTataatgcttatttgtttgtctgggaagattatatttctctttataaattTATTGAGTGAGTTTTAATTTCTCCATCAACATGTAACGTTAAGTCTGCTATCActtttttgttcttattaaaaTCATCTCAGTACTGGTTTGAATAATTGTTTATATTCTCTTAatattggggaaaatatttttttcagtgttcagTTTCAGTACAAGTAAACACAAAAGGGTGATTCTtgcaaaaatgggcaaaacaaaaaacagaatcttgATATTTTCCTCATCATGAATAATCTAACTTGTATTAATCCATGCTTGAGTTACAAGTGGGTTCTTTCAGGGTAATCACACTCTCACTTCTCCTGCTCTTCCTACTGGTAGGGGTATGATGAAGATAAAATGTGATGAGATGTAAAAGCTATAttaaactgttttattttgaatggaAAGCATACAGCAAAGGACAGGATTGCCAGGAATTGCCACTTGGTTGATGGGATTTGTGGTAGCCAGtctccaagatggcccccagtGATTCTCATCTGCTAGTATTCATGCCTTTGTGTAGGCCTCTCTCATTCTGAATCAGGGCTTGCCCTCTGTGACCAACAGTTTATAGCAGAAATGATGGTCTAGGACTTCTGAAGCTGATCATAATGGCACTGCACCTTTTGCCTTGGTGTAGGCAAAATCTCTTGGATTGCTCACTCTGGGGAAAACCAGTTGCCATGTGGTGAGGAAACTCAATGGGAGACCCAGGTGGAAAGAAACTGAGGTCCCTAGTCAATAGCCAAGACAAAATTGCCAGTCATATGAGTGAGTCAACTAGTAAATGCATTAAACTGCAACGTCAGGAGAAACCCTGCGCCACAACTGCCCACCTGAGTCACTTCCAAATTCCTGATATATAAAAACTGTTAAAGATAAATGGTTATTGctattttaagtcactaagttttggagGTAATTTCTTATGAAGTAATAGATTATGTAAATCTATTTCTCTAGTGTCAACTGTCATTAACCAAGCACAGAGACCAATATATAAACCAGAATAACAACCCACTAATATACTTTGAGAAACACACTATTGAACTGATTGGAAGCCAGGTCATTCTTTCCCTATAGACACACCAActtcaagaggaagaaaagttgCTTGGTGAACATGAAACTGGATCAAGAAGTCAGTATGATATTCCACAAGAGGGCAATACCTGTCACAGAGCACTAGGCATACCTAGTGCACtccccatccactcatccataCAGCTTTAGCTGAGCATCCATCCCCATGTCTGGCACCTAAAACTTCCTTTTCTTATGCTTTACACTAACCATTCCTTTCTATTAAGCAGTTTTCCTTCAAATGAGTTCTAATAAAATTGACTAAGTTTATAGTTACTTAACTATGACATTATAGTTCTGCCTCCCACTGATTTAAGTATTCCTAAACCTTCTATTCTCCAAACAGAAAACAGctaaaagaattatgaaaagtTGAAAGGACTATTTTACTACTTTAATAAGCATCTTTCCTGAAAGGACTATTTTACTACTTTAATAAGCATCTTTCCAGATATCTATGCATTTATCAAATGTAGACATTTATGTATAAATTTTCATGGGGTCATATTATACCTACTAGCATGAGTCCATAATATGTCCTGGACACCTTTCTACTTAGTCCACTTAtgtttttccataattaaaaaaattattgtggtaaaacacacataacatttaccatcttaactattctgaagtgtacagttcagtggtattaaatacatttacat of the Neofelis nebulosa isolate mNeoNeb1 chromosome 16, mNeoNeb1.pri, whole genome shotgun sequence genome contains:
- the LOC131497826 gene encoding serine/arginine repetitive matrix protein 1-like: MGSTQRSSVYRMVKTNKTGSKVAVSAQKGSEVTNTTPQQEQGYIIASSSRTAAAPLSPLPHRRSEAGHLPSFHSASDYPRSISPQSGPSGTPIPRGSEARSKSESYRHPSIHRKIQQTQTSASHAVQTQRNVSPSREESARRGGESKPGRDISNRYSLTPDAKSSRRLSFVDQKDNLQILQEDPPSKVQYPQGVRVPRRTLVYPKDEAVQTEPIQKGLTATEIRSPRRPSSPEHSSGRVNADSRTAQRKIPGQECEMSHPSPIYTEPKTLHRNMNLESSLRLSILKDLSGGHRVSRRSDPETIPKQSVYTDTKTSPKNLISSEVESNLRSSTRGDGEVSRRVTISSAEQLYSAPRVTSRAVSENPHKSMFVTPEPSYKHHTQRPSESVCMSPGPALRYPEPSPKPSVHAELELTPRPLPPRSLPRYGPDCSWWALLSPEAETSQSRPTTPDFESKSPLPPDPLLSFFEMDSSPFCEEMMFQREKASPSPPPSATPPPLSPPKESPNQAPLREMPQALKQTSKQPTQRCV